The following nucleotide sequence is from Coffea eugenioides isolate CCC68of chromosome 3, Ceug_1.0, whole genome shotgun sequence.
TATGTTCTTTTCTAATTTCTCAATCTCTTCCAAACTAAGCTTTTTTGAACACAGATCTTGAAAGAACTTGGCTACTTCACATATTAAAGTATACATATCTGTTGACAAGAATCCGCGCAATCCGACAGGAAGCATTCGTTGCAAAAGAATGTGACAATCATGGCTCTTTAATCCTGATATCTTACCATCTTTTATGTTGACACATCTTGATATGTTAGCTGCATAGCCATCAGGATACTTCACTGAactcaaaaattcacaaaaaccTTGTCGCTCTTTTGGTAACAGATTATAGCATGCTTGTGGCTTTTCAAGCTTGCCATTTCTTCGATGTAAGTGTAGCTCATGCCGAATGTCCATGTCCTCCAAATCCCGCCGAGCTTTATCTGTATCCTTTGACTTGTTTTCTAAGTTAAGCAAAGTTCCCATAATATTATCACACCAATTCTTAGCAGTGTGCATAACATCGATGTTGTGTTTTAGTAGAATATCTTTCCAATATGGTAATTGGTAAAATATGCTCTTCTTAGTCCAGTTTCTTTCTTCAAGACTGCGCTTCCTTTTCTTAGTATTTGGATTTTTTCCAAGTGTTACACCCTCAACAACTTGtaattgttcaagaatttcttCACCTGACAATTCCCGTGGTTTCAACCTTCTCTCTACCCTACCATTAAATTTTTTGCCATCATTTCGCCACACATGATTATCAGGCAAAAAGCGACGGTGGCCCAAGTAACCAATCTTGTTTCTCAATGACTGATAGTCCGTTTTATCATTGCAGCAAGGGCATGCCATTTTTCCCTTGGTCACCCAACCAGATAAGTCTCCATAAGCCGGAAAGTCATTTATAGTCCACATAAGTGCTGCATGTAGAAGGAAGCATTGTTCAGTCACAGAATCATATGTCCAAACCCCTTTGAACAATTCTAACAGTTCATCAATCAAAGGTTGCAAAAACACGTCAATATCCTTTCCCGGTGACCGACGACCTGGAATAAGTAGTGACAAGAAGAAATAAGGCTCCCTTTTTGATACCCATGGTGGCATATTATAGTTTATGAGCACCACTGGCCACATACTATAGGAGTTACACATATTATTGAAAGGGTTGAAACCATCACTTGACAATGCAAGACGAACATTTCGAGCATCTTCAGCAAACCATGGAAATTTCTTATCAAACTCTTTCCATGATTCACCATCTGCTGGATGACTTAAGACCCCTATTTCTTCAACTCGTTTTTCCTTGTGCCATCTCATATAAGATGCTATTTTTCTTGACATAAATAGTCTCTGCAGTCTTGGCTTCAAAGGAAAGTAGCGAAGAATCTTCTGAGGAACTTTTTTACCTTTGCCATCATTTATTTTCCATCTAGATTGAAAACATTTTGGACAATGATCCAATCCTTCATATTCCTTCCAAAAGAGAACACAGTCATTCTTGCATGCATGAATCAGGTCACATCGCAACCCAATGCCCCCCAATAACTTTCTTGAATCATAGTAAGAGGATGGAAGTAAGTTATCATCGGGGTAGGAGTCCTTCAATAGTTGAAGAAGCATGGTAAAAGATTTATTACTCCATCGATTGAGTACCTTCAAGTGTAGCAATTTTACAACAAAAAGTAATATTGAATACTTTTTGCAGCCAGGATATAAGGCCCGCTTAGCATCTTTAAATAATCTATCAAATTTTTCTAACTCATCTTCTTTTCTAGAAGAAACCTCCTTATTACTCCCACCATTTAATTCTTCTTCATTAAAGGTCCCCCAATAGATGTCTTCTAAAATTTCTTGCATTTCGTCATCATTTACTTCTGCATTGTTAGCATTAATTTCATGCTCATTATCACAACATGAATGAACATTTGAATTTTCATTAGGTAGAGTTTCCCCATGAAATTTCCAATATGTATAAGTACTATCCATCCCCTTAT
It contains:
- the LOC113764971 gene encoding uncharacterized protein LOC113764971; the protein is MDKGWMFLADRWCDEYRNGLEKFLTMAKQHKGDKPKIRCPCRKCRNVKYYSVHVVESHLLYKGMDSTYTYWKFHGETLPNENSNVHSCCDNEHEINANNAEVNDDEMQEILEDIYWGTFNEEELNGGSNKEVSSRKEDELEKFDRLFKDAKRALYPGCKKYSILLFVVKLLHLKVLNRWSNKSFTMLLQLLKDSYPDDNLLPSSYYDSRKLLGGIGLRCDLIHACKNDCVLFWKEYEGLDHCPKCFQSRWKINDGKGKKVPQKILRYFPLKPRLQRLFMSRKIASYMRWHKEKRVEEIGVLSHPADGESWKEFDKKFPWFAEDARNVRLALSSDGFNPFNNMCNSYSMWPVVLINYNMPPWVSKREPYFFLSLLIPGRRSPGKDIDVFLQPLIDELLELFKGVWTYDSVTEQCFLLHAALMWTINDFPAYGDLSGWVTKGKMACPCCNDKTDYQSLRNKIGYLGHRRFLPDNHVWRNDGKKFNGRVERRLKPRELSGEEILEQLQVVEGVTLGKNPNTKKRKRSLEERNWTKKSIFYQLPYWKDILLKHNIDVMHTAKNWCDNIMGTLLNLENKSKDTDKARRDLEDMDIRHELHLHRRNGKLEKPQACYNLLPKERQGFCEFLSSVKYPDGYAANISRCVNIKDGKISGLKSHDCHILLQRMLPVGLRGFLSTDMYTLICEVAKFFQDLCSKKLSLEEIEKLEKNIVMILCKLEMIFPPAFFDIMIHLAVHLPREAKLGGPVQHRWMYPFERYLGSLKGTVKNKAYPEGSIAETYIVNESLTFCSLYLDGIETKFNRPDRYYDGENPAHDRLSIFSHKIRPIGAPLGATLTRDQYNLVHCEHEEELKRRNPSNLFERQKVEFPLWFRKKMKNLHDQGDCQANKDLYSLAMGPDIRTTMYPGCIVNGVKFLTKERDSRRKTQNSGICTEGEHNNEIIDFYGIVKEVMQLRYRGNCQVLLFGCEWFDSRTARCDKYFTSVNFGKKWYANEPYVLATQATQVFYVNDTKLGGDWHVALVADHRHIWDPSLFQPTDENDPEDAFGNHEAYQQNECSEIMFEVQDYEAFSLDRTDVDPETIDLEDNAPGDEAENELDDFINDEMIDEESGSTRESEEEPYLSFSSDSDIE